TAAATATTACTTAAAAAGTATGTAATGGTGGGTTCACCAGGACTCGAACCTGGGACCATCCGGTTATGAGCCGGATGCTCTAACCAACTGAGCTATGAACCCATTAGCTAAATTGAAGTTGTGATTATATCACCTCAAAACTTATTTATCGCTAAATTTTGATTTAAAATTTTAAAAAATGTATAATTTCTCAAAATTTTAAAAATAGAGGTAAAAGTGTCCGAAGTTTTAGTTAAATCAATGAAACAATTTTTAGATAATCCAAGTAATAAAAACGAAAATGAGCTTATAAAAGAACTCAAGAAGGCAGAATTTATAGCGCCTGTTATTATAAATCAAGCCTTAGCAAAGCCTGACGGAAAAGCTGTCTATGAGGAAGAAGGTTCAAATATCAAATTTATTCTGCTTGAAGATGAAGAAAGTACTCTCAGCTATTTTCCAGCTTTTACAAGCAAAGAAGAAATGATGAAATGGAGAAGTGATAGCGAACAAGAAGTGTTAAATTTACAGCTTAAAAACTATCTTGCTATGCTAGAAGCCTCAAAAGAAAAATATGCAGGTATCGTTATAGACGCTTTCTCGTATAATCTAATATTAAATTGCGAAACAATTAAGCAAATTTGTGAAATTTGATCTCAAATTTCACTCACTCTGCATTTCATCGCCATCATCAAATCCAAGCTCAAGCCTCTTTATCTCGCCGATAGCATTTCCAGCAATCCCTTTAATAGATCCAAACATCTCTATGGCATTATCGCGAACTTTTTCTATCTGTTTTTCGCGACTCTTCCAAATTCGCTTCATCGCATTTTGCTCTTTTATGAGATCATCTTGCATTGAAGTAAAACCCTCTACAATGGCTTCAATTCGCATTTTAAACTCATTGCTAGTTAGATAGCTGTATAAAAGCTCGATTTTGCTACCTTGATTTTGACTCAAATTTTTAGCAAATTTTAGCTCAACCAAACCATTTCTAAGCACAAAGCTAAGCGCCTTAAACTCCTCATACGAACACACCCACACACCATCAACCAGCCCCAGTCGCTCCATATCTTTTGGTCTAGCTTCACTTACTAAAATTCCCACATCAGCACCGCTTGAGCGCATATCGGCTTTAAATTTCTCTATCCACTCATTTGAAAAGTTCTTGGTTCGCTTACTTTCATAATAAATTTTACCGCAGTTTTGCACCTCTCTGGTATTTACTATCTGCATGCAGTCAGCGCCGTTTGCACCCTTTTTAACCTCTTCTATCACGTCAAGTGGGAATTTAAGCCTAAGCCACTCTTCTATCATAAGCTCTTGCACTTCGCCTTGAAGCTGTTGACTGCCCTGCTCTATCTTGCGCTGAGCCTCATTTAGCTGCTTTTTTAAAGCTTCCATCTGCTCATCTTTTTGACGAAATTTAAGCTCATTTTGAGATTCGATTAGCTTTTGAATTTTCTCTTTTTCCTGCGATAGTTTAGCGCTAAACTCAAGCTCAGCCTTGGCTTTTATACTAGATTCTAGCTCATCTTTTTCTCGTTTTAGTTTTTCTATCTCGACAGTTTTTAAATTTAGCTCGCTAACTTGTCTAGATTTTGCCTCAAGCTCGACTTTAAGAGAGTTTATAAGGGTTAAATTTTCACTTTCAAATTTGCTTTTTAGTTCATTTTCAAGCTCTGTTTTTTTTAAATTTAAAGCATCTTGCAAGTTCTTTTCAAACTCTTTTTCCTTTTGTTTTAAAGCTTCAAAATGCGTTTTATACTCACTTCGCTTTACTTCAAGCTCTTTTTCAAATTCACGTTGCTGCAGAGCCATTTTTTGGTTAAATTCAAGTTCAAACTCTCTTTTGAGAGCTAAATTTACATCGATTTCATGACCGCAATTGGCGCATTTTATGCTATTTTTCAAAGCTAAAGCCTTGTTTTCATCTTTTCAAATTCATCTTGCACGATTTTACTATTTGGCTCATTAGTCATCTTATCTATCGCATCACCCCATAAGCTAATAATTACTATAGCTATACTTGACGCGATAAATCCTGGTAAAATTTCATAAATTTCAGAGCTTAATCCAAGCATTATCCATATTATTACGGTAGCTCCACCTACTATCATGCCCGCAAGTGCGGCTAGCGCGCTCATTCTCTTCCAGTAAAGACTAAATAATATAACAGGACCAAAGCTGGCACCAAATCCAGCCCAAGCATTTCCAACTACGCTTAAAACGCTATCGTCTGAAAAAAATGCAATAAATGTTGCAGTAAGAGCTACAGCAACTACGGCATATCTACCAAAGGCTACCTGAACTTTTTCATCCAACTCTTTTTTATAAAATGCGAACACAAAATCCTTTGTTACAGAGCTTGCGCTTACTAGCAGCTGGCTTGAAATAGTACTCATGATCGCAGAAAGTACGGCAGAGATAATAACTCCTACTATAAATGGGTGAAAAAGCGTCTCTCCAAGCTTTAAAAATACGGTCTCAGGATCTTTTAGTGGAGCTCCTAATTGACTATAGTATACAAAACCTATAAGTCCACTCATCATAGCTCCTATTAGACCCAAAGCCATCCAGCCTATACCGATTCTACGAGCTTGTGCAAGTTCGTCTGAACTTCTTATCGCCATAAAGCGCACTATGATATGAGGCTGACCAAAATATCCAAGCCCCCAAGCCATAAGACCCAAAACGCTTAAAAAATTCTGATTATAAAATATATCAAGATGATTTTTACTATACTTGCTAATCTCGCTCCATAAACTAGTGCCATCCGGCAAATTCAGATTAAAAAATGCGACAGTAGGCACCAAAACCAAAACCAAAAACATTAGCGTGCCCTGGAACGCGTCTGTTATGCAAACAGCCTTAAATCCTCCAAAAAAAGTATAAAAAACAACTATAAAAAGTGTAAATATAGCACCTATCTTAAAATCAAGCCCGAAAAAACTCTCAAAGCTCTTTCCGCCAGCGATTATGCCGCTGCTAACATATAATGTAAAGAATACAAGAATAATCATTCCGGAAACTATTCTAAGTATCTTTGTGTTGTCTTTAAAGCGGTTTTCTAAAAAGTCAGGAATAGTGATACTATCACTAGCAACCTCGGTATATACACGAAGTCTTTTTGCTAAAAAGCGATAATTACAATAAGCTCCAATAGTAAGCCCTATAGCTATCCACGCATTGGCAAGCCCTGTAGCATAAAGCGCTCCAGGAAGCCCTAGCAGCATCCAACCGCTCATGTCACTAGCTCCTGCACTAAGAGCGGTCACAACGGGACCCAAGCGGCGATTATCCAGCAAATATTCGTTCATGCTGGCATTTTTGTCATAAGCATATCTACCAACTACAAGCAAAAATCCAAAATATATAGCAATCGCAATATAAGCGCTAAACTCCATAAATAAAGCCCTTGTAATAAAATTTAAAAATAGTATAGTAGCATTTAATTTATTAAAATTTAAAAAATATAGAGTATTTATTTAAAAATTTAAGTAGCCTCTCTTCGAAAAAGTAATCCAACTTAAGCAAAAAAATATTATTTTTTTTGTATATTCTACGTTTTATGTTTCACTTTAAAAAGGTAAAAAATTGAACGAGAGATTTTTTAAATTTTTATTCTTTATTTTTATAGTAGGATTTGGCACATACTACTTCTACCCTACCGAAATGAACGAAATTCAACGTATGGCCTACCTTAAAAGCTACGGTGTAACCCTAGGTCTTGCATTAGGCGGAATTTTAATAGGAATAGCACTCGGTTTTACTCTAGCGTTTCTAAAATTTTTAAATATCAAAATTTTAAATTTTATAATCGATGAATATATAGATATATTGCGTGGAACGCCTATACTATTACAGCTTTTAATCTTTTCTGTAGTGATTTTCGCTACTTGGAGCGATAACTTTTACGTAGCCATAATAGCTCTTGGACTAAACAGCTCCGCATATGTAGCAGAAATAGTAAGAGGCGGAGTAAATAGCGTAGATAAAGGCCAAATGGAAGCGGCTCGCGCAATGGGGCTAAACTATGGCATATCAATGAGAGAAGTAGTTTTCCCTCAGGCGACTAAAAATATCCTGCCGGCTCTTGCGAATGAATTTATCTCACTTTTTAAAGAGACATCGGTAGTTGGATTTATTAGCGTAGTTGATATTACAATGCAGAGTAAAAGTCTGCAAGCCGTATTTTATAACCCAAGGCCAATAATTTTTACCGGAGTGGTTTATTACGTAAGCATTAAAACACTTTCATTCCTAGCCAAAAAACTTGAAGAGAGACTAAATAGAAATGATTGAGATTAGAAATTTAAATAAAAATTACGGCGATCTGCAAGTTTTAAAAGATATAAATGTAGATATCAAACAAGGCGAAGTAATAGCCATAATAGGTCCTAGTGGCGGAGGTAAAAGTACATTTTTACGCTGCATAAACCGTCTTGAAGAACCAACAAGCGGGCACATCAAGATAAACGGTGAAGATATACTAAGCAAAAAAGCAGATATTAATAAAATTCGCCAAAAAGTTAGTATGGTTTTTCAGCACTTTAATCTATTTGCAAACAAAAACGTTTTAGAAAATTTGACTTTAGCGCCTATAAAAACAGGTCTAATGAGTGAAGCGGATGCTGAAAAAAAAGCACTTGAGCTGCTTAAGAGCGTAGGATTAAGTGATAAAAAAGATGCATTTCCTCATAAGCTCTCAGGTGGTCAAAAGCAGCGTATAGCTATAGCTAGAGCTTTAGCTATGAATCCAGAGGTTATACTTTTTGATGAGCCCACATCTGCACTTGACCCTGAAATGATAGGCGAGGTGCTTGATATAATGAGAGATGTAGCCTCAAAGGGTATAACAATGCTTGTAGTTACCCACGAGATGGGATTTGCAAGAAATGTTGCCAATAGAATATTTTTCATGGATGGTGGTAAAATCACTGTGGATGATCAGCCTAAGAACGTATTTGAAAATCCTCAAAATCAACGTTTAAAAGAATTTTTAAGTAAAGTTCTAAATCATTAAATTTATTGTATTATAATTAAAAAATTTTAAAAGGAGTATGCATGAAAAAATTGTTTGCTTTGTTTTTAGCGTGTTTTGTTTGGCTTGGAGCCACAGAACTTAAAATAGGTACAGCTGCTAACTATCCGCCATTTGAATTTATAAATGATCAAAATAAAATTACTGGTTTTGATATAGATTTAGTTCAAGAATTATCAAAAAGAGTAGGATTTGAATATAAATTCGTAAATATGAGCTTTAATGGAATCATTCCAGCTCTAAAAGCAGGCAAGATAGATGGTGTTGCAAGTGCCATGAGTGCTACTGACGAGAGAAGAAAATCTATTGATTTTACAAAATCTTACTATTCTACAGAAAATATATATCTGAAGAAAAAAAGCAACAATAAGATAACAGATAAAAAAAGCCTTAAAGGCAAGAAAATAGGCGTTCAATTAGGAACAGTACAAGAGATTGCAGCAAAAGAAATAGATGGGGTAAAAGTAGTACCTGCAGAAGAAACAGTGCCACTAATCCTTGGTCTAAAAGCTGAAAAAATGGATGCCGTAATACTTGATAGTTCTATTGGATACGGATATCTAAAGCAAAATCCTGATCTAATGGAATTTCACAAAGAGTCAGATGGAAGCGAAGGCTTTTCTATGGCATTTGATAAAGATAAACATAAAGAGTTTATAGAGAAGATAAATGTCGCTCTAGAAGATATTAAAAAAGACGGTACTTACGACAAGCTTTTAGAAAAATACGATCTTAAATAATGAATTTATGCGCAATTTTTAAACAGAGTTTTAAAGGTTGCGCAACCTTTGTATCTATATTCTTTATACTTCAAATTCAAGTTCTGGCCAAAGAAAGAGTAGTTGCTCTATTTACGGAGAAGATTGACGATACTTTTATTTTTAAAATAAATATTCTCAAAACAGCCCCTTGTAAGCTCTATGGAATCGAGTTTTATGATGTTGAAAAATGCACAAAAGATAAAAAGCTAATTGAAGAATTTAATATCTTCTACAAAGATCAAATCTATAAATTTATTAAACCAGGACAAAATTTCTATATATCATCCAATAAAAGCTTGGGAGATAGATGGCTCTGTAAAGTAAGCAATGAGAGTAAAATTTTAAATAAGACTCTCGTAAAATATTCACTTGCAATACCAAAAACAAAAGAGTATAAAAAGATAAAGTTTGATAAAAAAAAGAGTGAAATCGAGAAGAAATTTCCTAAAATTTTTGAGTGCCTAAGCGGTAAAAAGTCTGAAACAAAAGAACAAGAAAAGCCAAAAGAAATAAACTCCACAAAAACATTAGAAGAAGAAAAGCCAAAGATCATAATAGAGTTTCGTAAGCAATTTGGAGAGGATTTTGGAAGGGATTTTGGCGAATGATATATGAAAATCAAACAAGGAAGTAATATTTGTCTAAAATTTACGCTATCAGCGATGATATTTTAACTCCGGACGAGACTATCTTAGAGCAGGCTCGTGAAATTTTAGAGTGCGGGATAAAATATTTTCAGTATAGAAGCAAAAAAGCTTACAAAAACGAGAATTTAGCACGCGAGCTGCTAACGCTTTGCGATGATTTTGGAGCAAAATTTATAGTAAATGACGATGTGACTTTTGCTAAAAAAATCGGAGCAAAATGCGTTCATATCGGTAAAGATGACGGCGATATAAAAGCTGTGCGAGAAATTCTAGGCAAAGATGCGTTTATCGGTGCAAGCTGCTATAATGACATAAATTTAGCCATTAAGGCGCAAGACGCAGGAGCAAGCTACGTAGCGTTTGGTAGCGTTTTTTCAAGCCCTACAAAGCCTGCCGCGATAAGGTGCTCTTTTGAAACTATAATGCAAGCCAAAGAAATTTTAGATATACCCATCTGTGCAATCGGCGGCATAAACGCTCAAAACATAGATCAAATTTTATCTCTGGAAGTTGATCTTATCGCTGTTATCTCAGCTCTTTATAGACCTGAGAGCATAAGCGAAAACTACAAAAACTTAAGCAGATTTTTGTAAATTTATCAAATTTTACCTGCAAATATCGAGTGAAGCGCAAGCTCCTCGCCCCAAGCGTTTTTATGCTTATCGATACTTTTTTTAATCGCTTCAACAAGATAGAGTACATCATCTTTTGTATGCGTGTAGTGAAGACTTACCCTAACCCAGCCCGGCTTTTTATCAAAGACAACATTATCCTTAAGTCCAAGCAGATCATGCCCGTAAGGCCCGGCACAAGCGCACCCCGCGCGAGTTTGGATACCAAAGTCGTTGCTAAGCGTAGCTGCAAAGTCATAAGGCGAAACTCCGCGGACATTAAACGCAAATATCGGAACTCGAGTCAAATTTTTAGGCCAGTAGCATATCACGTCATCGATATTCTCAAGCTCATTTTCAAAAAGCTCGCCAAGCTCATCTTCACGCTCTTTAATGTGCTCAAAGCCGATCTCATTTCTAAGCTTGTAGGCTAAATTTGCTCTTATCATCTGAATTATGCCCGGAGTGCCGCCCTCTTCTAACTGCTCAAAGTTTTTTACAAACTGATGGCTAGTCCTGCTTACGTAAGCTACCGTTCCTCCGGCTGCAAAGGTAGGCTCGCTGCTATCTGCAAGTGTTTTTTTAATCGCTAAAAGCCCACAACTTCCAATTCCGCCAAGCAGCTTGTGCGGCGCCAAAAATAGCGCGTCAAAGTAGTTGCTATCAACATTTGCATAAGCGCTAAGACTTGAGGCATCAAGCGCAAACACTCCGCCCCTAGCCTTAACTAGCTCATAAACTCTCTTATAATCGCTAATCACACCCGTCACGTTTGAAGCGGCGCTAAAAGAGGCGATTATCTCGCGGTTTTTATTCATCTCAAGCACGCGCTCAAGCATCTTAAAATCAACTCCTCCGCTCTCATCAAGCCCTATTCGCACCACATCGCACATCCCTTCGCGAAAACTAACTTCATTTGAGTGGTGTTCATACGGTCCAACGATAACTAATGGCAGGTTTGAAAGTGCCTTTATATGGTATCTCTCGCGTGTTTTTGGCGGTATATATATACCCATGATCTCTTGAAATTTCTTGATGGCAGCACTTGCTCCGCTTCCGCAACCGATGAGATAAAACTCATCGTTAAGAGCGAGTAAATTTTTAAGCTCGCTTCTTGCGTTTTCGTATCTGCGCTGGGTTAAAATGGCGTTTGAGGAGCTGTCAGAATGTGTATTGGCGTAAGTTTTTAGAAATTTTAAAACTTCTTTTTCGATAGGCTCATAAGCAAGCCCCGAAGCGGTATAATCAAAATAATAAATTCCGTCTTTTAAAATGATATTTTTTCTAACTTCATCCAAATTCAGCACACTATCGCCTTAGTTTTTAAAAGTGATTATAACCAAAAGTGTGCTAAAATGGGTTAAAAAGGAGAACAAATCCATACGTTAAAATCCTCTTATAAACGCTTCAAACACCTCGATATACATGAGCTTATAAATTTCCATTGCGTTTTTGACGCTCATGATATAAGTGCAAATTTTTACGATATTTTTGAGGCGATTGAGGTTTGTATAGTAAGAGAATTTCAAAATTTAAAACCAAAATTTAGCTTTAACACTCCGCTTAAAAACGAACTTAGCCTTGCACTAATGCGCCTTGCAAAAAGCGATAGAAAGCGGTTTAATATCCATAAAATTTTCTCTCAACAAGTCGCCAAACGAGTTTATAAAGAGCTTTTTGAAAGAGAGCTCATAAGTGTTGAAAAGAGCCTTGAAAAACCTATAAAAGCGCCAAAAGGACAGCTTTTAAAAAAGCATTTAAGAAGACATCAGGTAGAGGATAAAATACGTTTTAGCGATAATTTCACTAGATTTTGGTTTAGATTTATAGAGCCGAATTTAAGCCTGCTTGAAGAGGCTAAATTTGATAACGTTATGCGAGATATAAGGGCGAATTTCGATGATTATGCAAGCTTTGGATTTGAGCTTGTTTGCAGGGAGCTTTTGGCGCACAAATTTGACGTAGAATTTGATAGAGTAAGCAGCCTGTGGACAAGAGAGGTTGAGATCGATCTGTTTTTAAAAATTAACGAGCAGATCATAGTCGGAGAGGCGAAATTTAAAGAGCATAAGATATGCAAAAATGTGCTAAATTTGCTTGCTAAAAAGTGTAGCAGGCTGCAAC
This Campylobacter sp. RM16192 DNA region includes the following protein-coding sequences:
- the thiE gene encoding thiamine phosphate synthase — translated: MSKIYAISDDILTPDETILEQAREILECGIKYFQYRSKKAYKNENLARELLTLCDDFGAKFIVNDDVTFAKKIGAKCVHIGKDDGDIKAVREILGKDAFIGASCYNDINLAIKAQDAGASYVAFGSVFSSPTKPAAIRCSFETIMQAKEILDIPICAIGGINAQNIDQILSLEVDLIAVISALYRPESISENYKNLSRFL
- a CDS encoding DUF234 domain-containing protein, which produces MRLAKSDRKRFNIHKIFSQQVAKRVYKELFERELISVEKSLEKPIKAPKGQLLKKHLRRHQVEDKIRFSDNFTRFWFRFIEPNLSLLEEAKFDNVMRDIRANFDDYASFGFELVCRELLAHKFDVEFDRVSSLWTREVEIDLFLKINEQIIVGEAKFKEHKICKNVLNLLAKKCSRLQLEPYKFALFSKSGFSKELERLKDERVMLFDMKDFEELING
- the putP gene encoding sodium/proline symporter PutP; translation: MEFSAYIAIAIYFGFLLVVGRYAYDKNASMNEYLLDNRRLGPVVTALSAGASDMSGWMLLGLPGALYATGLANAWIAIGLTIGAYCNYRFLAKRLRVYTEVASDSITIPDFLENRFKDNTKILRIVSGMIILVFFTLYVSSGIIAGGKSFESFFGLDFKIGAIFTLFIVVFYTFFGGFKAVCITDAFQGTLMFLVLVLVPTVAFFNLNLPDGTSLWSEISKYSKNHLDIFYNQNFLSVLGLMAWGLGYFGQPHIIVRFMAIRSSDELAQARRIGIGWMALGLIGAMMSGLIGFVYYSQLGAPLKDPETVFLKLGETLFHPFIVGVIISAVLSAIMSTISSQLLVSASSVTKDFVFAFYKKELDEKVQVAFGRYAVVAVALTATFIAFFSDDSVLSVVGNAWAGFGASFGPVILFSLYWKRMSALAALAGMIVGGATVIIWIMLGLSSEIYEILPGFIASSIAIVIISLWGDAIDKMTNEPNSKIVQDEFEKMKTRL
- a CDS encoding amino acid ABC transporter ATP-binding protein, whose amino-acid sequence is MIEIRNLNKNYGDLQVLKDINVDIKQGEVIAIIGPSGGGKSTFLRCINRLEEPTSGHIKINGEDILSKKADINKIRQKVSMVFQHFNLFANKNVLENLTLAPIKTGLMSEADAEKKALELLKSVGLSDKKDAFPHKLSGGQKQRIAIARALAMNPEVILFDEPTSALDPEMIGEVLDIMRDVASKGITMLVVTHEMGFARNVANRIFFMDGGKITVDDQPKNVFENPQNQRLKEFLSKVLNH
- a CDS encoding SseB family protein — translated: MKQFLDNPSNKNENELIKELKKAEFIAPVIINQALAKPDGKAVYEEEGSNIKFILLEDEESTLSYFPAFTSKEEMMKWRSDSEQEVLNLQLKNYLAMLEASKEKYAGIVIDAFSYNLILNCETIKQICEI
- a CDS encoding amino acid ABC transporter permease, which translates into the protein MNERFFKFLFFIFIVGFGTYYFYPTEMNEIQRMAYLKSYGVTLGLALGGILIGIALGFTLAFLKFLNIKILNFIIDEYIDILRGTPILLQLLIFSVVIFATWSDNFYVAIIALGLNSSAYVAEIVRGGVNSVDKGQMEAARAMGLNYGISMREVVFPQATKNILPALANEFISLFKETSVVGFISVVDITMQSKSLQAVFYNPRPIIFTGVVYYVSIKTLSFLAKKLEERLNRND
- a CDS encoding aminotransferase class V-fold PLP-dependent enzyme; translation: MLNLDEVRKNIILKDGIYYFDYTASGLAYEPIEKEVLKFLKTYANTHSDSSSNAILTQRRYENARSELKNLLALNDEFYLIGCGSGASAAIKKFQEIMGIYIPPKTRERYHIKALSNLPLVIVGPYEHHSNEVSFREGMCDVVRIGLDESGGVDFKMLERVLEMNKNREIIASFSAASNVTGVISDYKRVYELVKARGGVFALDASSLSAYANVDSNYFDALFLAPHKLLGGIGSCGLLAIKKTLADSSEPTFAAGGTVAYVSRTSHQFVKNFEQLEEGGTPGIIQMIRANLAYKLRNEIGFEHIKEREDELGELFENELENIDDVICYWPKNLTRVPIFAFNVRGVSPYDFAATLSNDFGIQTRAGCACAGPYGHDLLGLKDNVVFDKKPGWVRVSLHYTHTKDDVLYLVEAIKKSIDKHKNAWGEELALHSIFAGKI
- a CDS encoding basic amino acid ABC transporter substrate-binding protein; this encodes MKKLFALFLACFVWLGATELKIGTAANYPPFEFINDQNKITGFDIDLVQELSKRVGFEYKFVNMSFNGIIPALKAGKIDGVASAMSATDERRKSIDFTKSYYSTENIYLKKKSNNKITDKKSLKGKKIGVQLGTVQEIAAKEIDGVKVVPAEETVPLILGLKAEKMDAVILDSSIGYGYLKQNPDLMEFHKESDGSEGFSMAFDKDKHKEFIEKINVALEDIKKDGTYDKLLEKYDLK
- a CDS encoding DUF2130 domain-containing protein, with protein sequence MKNSIKCANCGHEIDVNLALKREFELEFNQKMALQQREFEKELEVKRSEYKTHFEALKQKEKEFEKNLQDALNLKKTELENELKSKFESENLTLINSLKVELEAKSRQVSELNLKTVEIEKLKREKDELESSIKAKAELEFSAKLSQEKEKIQKLIESQNELKFRQKDEQMEALKKQLNEAQRKIEQGSQQLQGEVQELMIEEWLRLKFPLDVIEEVKKGANGADCMQIVNTREVQNCGKIYYESKRTKNFSNEWIEKFKADMRSSGADVGILVSEARPKDMERLGLVDGVWVCSYEEFKALSFVLRNGLVELKFAKNLSQNQGSKIELLYSYLTSNEFKMRIEAIVEGFTSMQDDLIKEQNAMKRIWKSREKQIEKVRDNAIEMFGSIKGIAGNAIGEIKRLELGFDDGDEMQSE